A window of the Gossypium hirsutum isolate 1008001.06 chromosome A05, Gossypium_hirsutum_v2.1, whole genome shotgun sequence genome harbors these coding sequences:
- the LOC107943285 gene encoding 3-epi-6-deoxocathasterone 23-monooxygenase CYP90D1 isoform X2, which yields MMEMMSSLTCIIVFVTAISLSILFLYTKSKSKFSSLSSKNLCHLPLGTLGWPFLGETIDFISCAYSDRPESFMDSRRRLYGKVFKSHIFGTPTIVSTDAEVSRFVLQSDAKAFVPFYPKSLTELMGKSSILLINGSLQRKIHGLVGSFFKSPHLKDQITRDMQNYVQQAMDKWRDDASIFIQDETKTIAFQVLVKALISLNPGEEMEILKKQFQEFISGLMSLPVKLPGTQLYRSLQAKKRMVKIVHKIIQTKRDSSMSSMVPKDVVDVLLKDASELLTDDLIADNMIDMMIPGEDSVPVLMTLAIKYLSDCPAALHQLTEENLKLKRLKAQNGEPLIWSDYLSLPFTQNVITETLRMGNIIIGVMRKAMKDIEIKGYLIPKGWCFFAYFRSVHLDENHYDWPYQFNPWRWQEKDILSSYNFTPFGGGQRLCPGLDLARLETSIFLHHFVTNFRWVAEEDTIVNFPTVRMKKRMPVWVKRREE from the exons ATGATGGAGATGATGAGCTCATTAACGTGCATTATTGTGTTTGTGACAGCCATTTCGCTTTCCATCCTATTTCTCTATACCAAAAGCAAATCCAAGTTTAGCAGTTTAAGTTCCAAAAACTTATGCCACCTTCCTCTAGGGACCTTGGGATGGCCTTTTCTCGGCGAAACCATCGACTTCATTTCTTGTGCTTACTCTGACCGCCCCGAGAGCTTCATGGACAGTCGTCGCCGCTT GTATGGCAAAGTGTTCAAGTCACACATATTTGGGACCCCAACTATTGTTTCAACAGATGCAGAAGTGAGTCGATTCGTTCTGCAAAGTGATGCAAAGGCTTTCGTACCGTTTTATCCGAAATCCTTAACTGAGTTGATGGGAAAATCCTCCATTCTTCTAATCAATGGGAGCTTGCAAAGGAAAATCCATGGTCTTGTAGGATCTTTCTTCAAGTCTCCGCATCTTAAAGATCAGATCACTCGGGACATGCAAAATTATGTGCAACAAGCAATGGATAAATGGAGAGATGATGCCTCCATTTTCATACAAGATGAAACCAAAACT ATTGCTTTTCAAGTGCTGGTGAAAGCATTGATTAGCTTGAACCCAGGTGAAGAAATGGAAATCCTCAAGAAACAGTTCCAAGAATTTATCTCAGGCCTTATGTCTTTACCTGTAAAACTACCCGGAACTCAACTTTATCGATCATTGCAG GCAAAGAAGAGAATGGTTAAGATTGTACACAAAATCATCCAAACTAAAAGGGATTCAAGCATGAGTTCAATGGTTCCAAAAGATGTGGTTGATGTTTTGCTCAAGGACGCTAGTGAACTATTAACCGACGATCTAATAGCAGATAACATGATTGATATGATGATCCCTGGTGAAGATTCAGTGCCTGTTTTAATGACTCTCGCCATAAAATACCTTTCCGATTGTCCCGCTGCGTTACATCAATTGACg GAGGAGAACTTGAAGTTGAAAAGGTTGAAAGCTCAAAATGGAGAGCCATTGATTTGGAGTGATTACTTATCATTACCTTTTACACAAAAT GTAATTACAGAGACACTAAGGATGGGAAACATAATAATAGGGGTGATGAGAAAGGCCATGAAAGACAttgagattaaagggtatctaatACCAAAAGGATGGTGCTTTTTTGCATATTTTAGATCAGTCCATCTTGATGAAAATCATTATGATTGGCCTTATCAGTTTAATCCATGGAGATGGCAA GAAAAAGACATACTTAGCAGCTATAACTTCACTCCATTTGGTGGTGGACAAAGGTTGTGCCCTGGACTTGACTTAGCCAGGCTTGAAACTTCCATTTTCCTACACCATTTTGTCACCAATTTCAG ATGGGTGGCGGAAGAGGACACGATTGTCAACTTTCCAACAGTGAGAATGAAGAAGAGAATGCCGGTTTGGGTGAAAAGAAGGGAAGAGTGA
- the LOC107943285 gene encoding 3-epi-6-deoxocathasterone 23-monooxygenase CYP90D1 isoform X1, producing the protein MMEMMSSLTCIIVFVTAISLSILFLYTKSKSKFSSLSSKNLCHLPLGTLGWPFLGETIDFISCAYSDRPESFMDSRRRLYGKVFKSHIFGTPTIVSTDAEVSRFVLQSDAKAFVPFYPKSLTELMGKSSILLINGSLQRKIHGLVGSFFKSPHLKDQITRDMQNYVQQAMDKWRDDASIFIQDETKTIAFQVLVKALISLNPGEEMEILKKQFQEFISGLMSLPVKLPGTQLYRSLQAKKRMVKIVHKIIQTKRDSSMSSMVPKDVVDVLLKDASELLTDDLIADNMIDMMIPGEDSVPVLMTLAIKYLSDCPAALHQLTEENLKLKRLKAQNGEPLIWSDYLSLPFTQNVITETLRMGNIIIGVMRKAMKDIEIKGYLIPKGWCFFAYFRSVHLDENHYDWPYQFNPWRWQVRINEKDILSSYNFTPFGGGQRLCPGLDLARLETSIFLHHFVTNFRWVAEEDTIVNFPTVRMKKRMPVWVKRREE; encoded by the exons ATGATGGAGATGATGAGCTCATTAACGTGCATTATTGTGTTTGTGACAGCCATTTCGCTTTCCATCCTATTTCTCTATACCAAAAGCAAATCCAAGTTTAGCAGTTTAAGTTCCAAAAACTTATGCCACCTTCCTCTAGGGACCTTGGGATGGCCTTTTCTCGGCGAAACCATCGACTTCATTTCTTGTGCTTACTCTGACCGCCCCGAGAGCTTCATGGACAGTCGTCGCCGCTT GTATGGCAAAGTGTTCAAGTCACACATATTTGGGACCCCAACTATTGTTTCAACAGATGCAGAAGTGAGTCGATTCGTTCTGCAAAGTGATGCAAAGGCTTTCGTACCGTTTTATCCGAAATCCTTAACTGAGTTGATGGGAAAATCCTCCATTCTTCTAATCAATGGGAGCTTGCAAAGGAAAATCCATGGTCTTGTAGGATCTTTCTTCAAGTCTCCGCATCTTAAAGATCAGATCACTCGGGACATGCAAAATTATGTGCAACAAGCAATGGATAAATGGAGAGATGATGCCTCCATTTTCATACAAGATGAAACCAAAACT ATTGCTTTTCAAGTGCTGGTGAAAGCATTGATTAGCTTGAACCCAGGTGAAGAAATGGAAATCCTCAAGAAACAGTTCCAAGAATTTATCTCAGGCCTTATGTCTTTACCTGTAAAACTACCCGGAACTCAACTTTATCGATCATTGCAG GCAAAGAAGAGAATGGTTAAGATTGTACACAAAATCATCCAAACTAAAAGGGATTCAAGCATGAGTTCAATGGTTCCAAAAGATGTGGTTGATGTTTTGCTCAAGGACGCTAGTGAACTATTAACCGACGATCTAATAGCAGATAACATGATTGATATGATGATCCCTGGTGAAGATTCAGTGCCTGTTTTAATGACTCTCGCCATAAAATACCTTTCCGATTGTCCCGCTGCGTTACATCAATTGACg GAGGAGAACTTGAAGTTGAAAAGGTTGAAAGCTCAAAATGGAGAGCCATTGATTTGGAGTGATTACTTATCATTACCTTTTACACAAAAT GTAATTACAGAGACACTAAGGATGGGAAACATAATAATAGGGGTGATGAGAAAGGCCATGAAAGACAttgagattaaagggtatctaatACCAAAAGGATGGTGCTTTTTTGCATATTTTAGATCAGTCCATCTTGATGAAAATCATTATGATTGGCCTTATCAGTTTAATCCATGGAGATGGCAAGTAAGGATTAAT GAAAAAGACATACTTAGCAGCTATAACTTCACTCCATTTGGTGGTGGACAAAGGTTGTGCCCTGGACTTGACTTAGCCAGGCTTGAAACTTCCATTTTCCTACACCATTTTGTCACCAATTTCAG ATGGGTGGCGGAAGAGGACACGATTGTCAACTTTCCAACAGTGAGAATGAAGAAGAGAATGCCGGTTTGGGTGAAAAGAAGGGAAGAGTGA